ACCGATCTCTAACAAATCCTTTTATTGGAATTAGCCTTTTCCAATACCAGGCCGCGCCTTGAGCTTCTGCATTGGCTGTATCTCCACTCCTTACTCCTGCTGACAATTTCTTTAGATATGCTACATCAATTCCCCTTTTCTCCAGTATTTTGGCTTGATTTTTCAATTTTGAAGCTATTACTCTTTGCCAAATATTTTTATTCATTGGCTTGGATGCATTTACTTGGTTTTGGATCTTCAATGTTGCTTGTGAATGTCCATAAAGAGGCAACCACATTCCAAGCGGCATATGCTTTACATCACATACTACTACATTCACTTGATGTTCAATACATGCTTGAAGGGTAGGAATTGTTAGATAGGCTTGGGGATGATCAATCATGATCATCATATAGTCCTCGATTGGGCGAGAATGAGATTGTCCTGCCTGATCTGTAATAATAAATTGATCCAGTTGTGTCCTAATCTTGACAGGATTCTGTATGGTAATTGTCTTCTTAATCAATTGTTTAATTAAAACTCTTTAGAAATAATATTGCCTAGCAAATCCAACTTCACTTTAACGGCTTTAAATGTATTTGAAGTCCAACGTATTTTAACAGGAGGTTTGTCATAATCAGCTTTGATATTGGAAATACACGATTTTCCTATATCAATAATATTCCCTGTAAACTTTATTACATGGTAGAGATTATCATTTAGGTATTCCTGATTACTCCAATCAATTTCGTCAGTATGTTCCTTATAAATGATAAATTTATCATAAGCGGATACCGTAAATTTCAATTTTTTATCATTATACATTCTATTAATAACCGGTTCTCCATTCAATTTTCTACTTACAGCTTTATAAAAATTTAAGGAATCAAAGTCTCGTTTCTTGGTTATTTCATCTTCATAAATAGCCAAGGTAAAATTATTGCCAGGTTCTACAAAAGTCTTGGTATCACGTCTGAGCATTGGTAGTTCCCTAGAATTATTGATGCATCTCACTCTTCTTAAAGGCCTTCCTTGCCAATAAATTGGTTCTTTTATAACTGCGGCCCATCCTCCAGAATTAATTTCTATGAGACTATTCAAATAATTTCTAATTGATGGATCAACTATTTTATCAAATTGCTTTGGGACTAAAGTTTTAACATCCTTTCGGACAACATAACTGTATGTTCCTGAATCATTAAAATTGATTCTTCCGTACAAAGTATCTTCGTGTAAAGAACCTCTCAAGGAGATTGTGCTCTGTAGATGCCCTCTTTTACTATATCGATACTTATTGATAGATTTAGAGATTAACTTTTGGTTGTATTTATGGACTACCAGAATTGAATTTATTTTATCTTCTATCTCAGTTCTAAAAGAAGGCCATGGAGTCAATATATCATCAAATCTGAGATTATTATATTTTCCGGATTTGGACAAAGCCAATTGTTGAATATGTGAGGGATTCGTAGAAGCAATCACTACCGCATCAATAAAATGGTGCCTATGATCACCTCTGTTTTTTACAAATGTTCTCATTTCCTGGTCCAATCCATCGTACAATAATTTATTCAAGCCCCAGGCCTGTCTTAAATAACTGGTTGTACCACCTTTTGTCGTGTAAACATTAGGAATACATTCTCTTATCTTACCGACTGCCAATCTGGCTATATAGGCAGAATCTGTAAGTTGATTGCTTAAGAAGTCCTCAGACAATGACTCCTGTAAAAAAATATCCCTCTTTGCTTCATTTGCAAATAAAGCGATTCTTTTCTTGAAATTTTCATAGTCTGCTTTTGACTTTGTTGCAAAGTACTCAATTGGCGTCCTCTCTCCTTTCTCCTTGTTTACCTGTCTTTCACAGATCGTTTTATTCATAAAGGAATCATCCAAAGATCTGCTGAAAGGAATTATATGTTCAATTTCAATTTCTGGGCTGATCAATTGACTTAAATTGATCACTTTTCCAGTGTACGGTGATATTCTATCAGCCTCCAACCACAATCTATATTTCTCCAGATCCGATGCCTTAATAAATTCTGCAAATCCTTTAAATTCTTTAAAATCATCTGCATCACAACCCAATTCTAACCAAAGTTCATATTTTTTAAGCATAGAATCATTATAAGCCAACTCATACCCACAAACCTTTGAAAGTACTTCTAAATAAAGGGCTCTCTTTTTCTCTTTATTTCTATTTCTATTAAATATTTTTTCTCTTTGTTCCTTTGGTTTTTTTAATTCTCTGCCCAATTCAATTCTAATCACATCAGGTTTGCCGTGTTTATCGATGATCCTATTCACCAAATTGATACAGATATGTACGCTTTTCTGAACAACTGGATTTCTAAACTCATTGGTTTTTGGATGCTCTACTTTATCTTTAAAAGTCTCTATTTTATTATACGAATGATGATAACCGGCCATGTCACATGCAGCTGAGTAATTATACCCACTTTTCAAATATTCCAAAATTTTCAAAGCCGCCTTATGACTAATATTGGAATAATCAGCCTCCATGGGCATAGACCATAATTTATCTGCTGTTTGTCCATCTATTTGGAACTTCCTCAATAAATATTCCTTAAATTTAATCTTTTGATCATCTTCGGTAAATAACAAAGAATGATAAATGGAGAGTATTTCATCGTATGAAAATAAATTGAATTTTGAAGCCAATACCTCTTTAATTCGAATTAAGGTAGTGGTTGATTTTAACTCAATACTATTAAATACAACCCTTCTTGATAAACCAAGTACCTTTTTTAACTCTGCTTCTTTCACTCCAACCTTAGAATAATACAAATTAGCAGCCAGCATTTTTTGATCTTCCGACAAGGAATCTGTCTCACCTGTATCATAATCCGTCCAAACTAAATTATGGATTGCGGACCAAAACCTAAATTCTTGAAATAAAGGATGACTTTTGGGCATGCATTTCTTGTTTGCTTCAAATCTACAATTGCTCACAAGATGTTTGCATGATTTGAGTTTTCTTTGAAAAAATATTTCCTGCATCACATCCAAAATAATCTGTTCATTCACCAAATGATTATTAAGACTCAATTGCTTACTTAGAATATCGTGCAGCTCCTTTTTATACATTTCTCGATCTGTATACCTATCGAGAATTCTCTCTTCCAACCTGTTTCCCTTTCTGTGTTCACAAATTAAGTCATAATAATAATGTCCTAATGTCATAAATCCTCCTTCCTTAAGTTTAGCATGCAACTCATCAATGCTTTTCTTCACTTTTCCAGTCTCGGAGTTTCCTTCACCCTCTCTTAACTCCATAGATCTGGAACTCTTAAAGCCCCTCTTACCTGCAAAATATAATAGAATCCTTGATAATTCTATAGGATCCAGAATTCGATTTAATCCCTCAAATCTAATCCTGTACAAATCTAAGGGATCAGATGAGTGTTTAATCCCATCGTAGATTTCACATTGCCAAGATTGAGTTAGCAAAGCTCGAATTCTTCTTATGCGCATTTTCCTTCGAAAATTACGTCTTCTGGCACTTCTATATCCTGTGCGTTGCTGTGCATAAGACTCCTCTTTACCACTCACTTGATCTTGATTATTACCTCGTGGAAAAATAATTACTCCTCCATCTATCAAAGCTGTGTCCTTTTCAATCAATGCCCACCCCAAAGAATTGGTGCCTAAATCAAGTCCTAAAATTTTTGTCATTAATAGATAATTTCTTACAAATATAGTAACTTTGCTCTTGAAAGCAAATCAGAATAAAGATTATTCTGTAGGCTTTTAGCCTTAGCCCCACTTCGGTAGGGGCTTTTTTTATCTAATTTTTTTAGATATAAATATTAAAATTTTAACCTATAAATTAATTAGATATTTATAATATCCACACCTTGTAAAAAATATGCCTGATCAAGTTATGATTAAAATGATTCGTCTATTTATAAATACTTGACTTCATCCACGTTTCAGCATTCTGGTATGCCATTTTATCAAATAAATTTGGTGATAAATGTTGGCTCATTTTTTCACGCAAGCTTCTCTCCACTTTAGGCAGGTCTTTTTCTCCAGCACCCACCTCTGTGTAAGTCATATAAAAATCAGTACCAAATAATAGTCTGTTGGATCTGTGAGAATGTATGTTACTATCAAAGTCTGATTTAATTAATTCTTTTATAAAATGCTCATCGTACAACGAGTAAGAAACATCCATATAAACATTTGAATTATTGTCTACAAGCTCAAGACATTTTTGGTACCAATTTCTTTTGTCTTTGTTTTTTCCATTCCTGCGATCAATTTCAAGGTTGATCTCTTCATTGGATCCTGAATGAGCCAGACAAATTTTCAAATCCTTAAATTCTTTCAATACTTCTATATAATTATCCGGATCACTAAAGCATCTTGCTCTTCCGGTGTAGTCCTTTCTGACATTCAACCAAGCTAAACTGGGCAGGTTAATCTTTCTGTGTTGACCATTCAGATCAAGAGGATTCCTATCAATTTCAGTAGTTTGTTTGACATATCTTGATCCCCCAATGGAACAATGCGTCATGATTGGCAACTTATTATCAATTGCAAATTGGTAGAAGGGTCTAAGTCTGAAATCCCAAGGAAAATAACCCTCAGCGGGATACATTTTCAAACCAAGGAAACAACCTGATGCAAACTTTTCTTGCAGTAATTGGTAGATTTCATTTGGATCCGTTAAAAAATCATAATTTCTAGGCTCCATGAAATAAAATGGTAAAATCTCAGTTGGAAATTGATGTTTGAGTTCTAGGATTTCTTTGACAAAATCATCATAACTAACCTTAGCCTTTGCATTGCTTACAAATTTAAAATCTTGCATAAGAACTACAAACCGAGTCTTGGGTGGATAGGCAGAGCGCAAGATTTCAAATTGCTGTCTAACCGTCATTCCATAACCAAACTTAATAAAATTAATGTATCTTTTGATAGAGTCAGTACCGAAATATGAAAACAAATTGAGGGCGCGGTTTCCCAATGGATGATCCAAGATACTTCCAACAGAAGGCAATAGAAAATTTGGAATCCATTTTACATACAGCTTGAGTAAATCTTCCGGTACATGATATTCATTGAAAAGGTGGGTATGGCAATTGATCATTCCTTTCATGGCATTTGGCTTTGAGTTTCAGAACTAGGTTCGGGCTTTATACCACCCTTTCGAATATTTAGAAATCTGGCTAACAAATCAAACCAGAATCCTGACTGAACTGTCAATAATAAGCCCCCTATTAACCAACCTATGAAATTTGCCAAGTTCAGGTATTTCCCATAAATTTCAACAATCATGTCTCTAACCACACCAATTCCGGTAGATAGATTGGCTGATTCCCAGCGCAGCTCCAAACTACTGCTAAATTTATAACCAAATGGCAGCTCCACTTTTTGAAGATTCTTAATCGATTCAAGCCATTCTTTATAATTACTTTTATTTGCAGAATTTAAACTGTCTGCTACCATTTTTTCTGCGACTTGGATAGTTGCTTCTCTCAAAGCTGAATTTTGTTTCATTTCCTTGAAGATTTCAATAGGATTAAAATTGAAAACTATACAAAACAAGGTGGTCCATCCAATTAAATGGGATTGAACCTTCCTTTTATACCATCCGCTTGTCCGCTCTCCGTAATGTTGGTACCATATCATCAACTCTTTTGAAAGCTGCTCTAAATTAATTTTAGATGGGTCGACGAAAGCAGGACTTGATAAAATGGCTTTAAGTGGACTGTCATCCATATTTGTCACAGCATCCTTCAATAAATCTGCGTTTGTCAATTGATCTGGAGAGCTGAGAATCGCTTGACCTGATTCATAGGTATATTTTGTCAGTGAATTTTTATAATTCGACAACACCACATCCAAAACAGCCTGGGCAAAGTTACGATCCGGAATGTAGGATGGAAGTTCTTTGCTTTTGCTCAATAGTCGAATGGTAGGATGAGAGTAGATTTGTCCTATCAACTGACCTGTATTATGTGATTCAAACATCCTTGCCAAGGAATCTCGGAGAAATTTCCCCCTGCTGTTTGTATAAGAAGAATACCATTCGTAGAGAGCTCCAAAAAGAAGACTGGCCAGCAATATAATGGTGACCATCGAAATTATGAGATCCAAAGTTTGACCGATCATTTTACCCAAAGTTTTAACAAAAGTAAAGGCTTGACACCCAAAATGCAATATAACTTTTGTTATACTTCAGGTATTTTTCCAGCGCTGTAATTCAAGCTGGTTTTGTTTTGCTTTCTCTTTTAAGAAATGTCCAGGCTTTTAAAATCACACATTAGCCTATTTCTTAATCACACTCATTGATACCATTCCATTTGTACTCAAAGCTGAAAGCAAATACATTCCGGACGGAAGCTGTTGATCTGTTTTAATTTCAATCATTCGATCAGAGATATTCCTTGTGGATATTTCAATATTTTGACCCAATGAATTTGTTAATTGAAGCTCAGAAGTATTGGGAATTGAAACATTACATCGAAGTACCAATTTATCCTGAAATGGATTCGGAAAAACATTCCACTCCGTATCTTCAACATCTCTGTTTGCAATCACCATACCAGGTGTAAATCTAAACACCTGATTCTCCTTAGGCCATCCATTGAAATAGATACCGGGTGTATTTAAATCAGTAGCCGTATTGGAATGAATCGCACTGAAACTATCTGGATTGCCACTCACATATAGAAAAGTATCCAAATGAATATCTTCCGTGATTGTATCAAAACTGGTATTATAAGCCAAAGACACCAACGGACCAGGAAAGAATCCAAATATTTCCTGAATATTGTTTAATTCAGATGGTCCAAAATGCATTTCTATGGCATTGTCTTTCTCATAAAACCTAAATTGGAAGTTGACAAAATCATTGATCGTTGGATCGTCCGTGTAAAAACCCGCATTGTTGTATTCCACGATCGCCACACGCTCTCCAACGGTTCCGGTATTTTGTACGTAAATCGGTGACAATGGCTCTCCTTCTGCAGTATTCATCCCCAAATCCATATAATCGGCGTATAAGAAAATCACTGACTCTGGAAAATCATCCATCAAGGCATCAGGATGAACAAACCAGCCATTCGTGACTCCTAAGAGTCCATCAGCAGATTCACCCATAAAATTTAAAGTAAAATCGAGCGGAGCAAAAAATAATTCATCATCCCAAACAAAATCTTCGGTGACATTGATTCCTGTCGATTCGATAGAAAGGTAAGATTCCATTCGATGGCTGAAATTATACTTTATGGTACTCTGTGATTCCAATGCAATGCACCATGTAAAAAATATAAGGGTAATCATTTTATTCATATTCGTTCTTTTTGATTGTTTAAAAATTTCTGTTTATGGATGGCTATGATGAATTTTGACATTTATGGCAGAAAATTTTGCAATGTTTATTTTTTAGATTTCATAAATCCCGGTAAACCTCTTAAAGCAGCAAGCTCTCGGTATTTTACACCGATTTCTTCTGCAGGAGCGCCAAAGTAGGTTTTGCCTTCTTCCAGATCTTTGGAAACTCCGGATGTAGCTAACACAGTAACATGGTTGGCAATGTGAAGGTTTTGCGCCACTCCGACCTGACCATACAGGGTCACATGATCTCCAATGATGGTTTTACCTCCTATGCCGACCTGCGCGGCAAACAAACAATGTTTTCCAACGACGACACCATGCCCAAGATGCACCTGACAATCGATCTTGGTTCCTTCACCCACGATGGTGTCTCCGGAAACTCCTTTGTTGATGGTACTGCCTGCTCCGATTTCTACATGGTCCATGATTACCGTGCGACCGCCACTTCGCCATTTGACAAATCCGTCTTTCGTCTTCTTGTAATAAAATGCATCAGAACCAATGATAGCTCCAGCCTGTATCCTCACCTCTTTGCCGATGACAGAATATTCTCCAATATAAGCGTTGGCCTGTATCAATGATCCTGCTCCAATTACTGCATAATGTCCTATGACCACCCCGGGCTCGATGATGGCAGTTGGGTGCACAAAAGCGGTATCCGCGATGGATTGTATCAATGGTCTCTCAGGTCGGTGTCTCAGGACAAGAAGGTTGTACAAATCAAACGGATGCTCTGTGACCAGCAGGGTTTTTCCTTCGGGGCATTCAAACTCCTTGTTGATCAAAATCACTGTGGCTGCAGAATGCACCGCACGGTGGTAGTATTTTTCTGCATCGACAAAGGTCAAATCACCGGCGCAGACTTTGTGAATCTCATTGATCCCAAAGATCATCTGATCCGATGATCCGATCAGCTGTAATCCAAATTCTTCTGCGAGGGATTGGACGGGAATGGGTTTTGCTAATTGCATGTTTTGAATGTTCTATCTACTATTTATTAATGGGCTTCCAGCCAATTTTCTCCGAATCCAATGCCTACTTCCAGAGGTACTTTAAGACCCGGAATGGCATTTTTCATTTCGTGCAGTACAATTTCCTTCAGTTGGTCGGATTCCGGTTTGCTCACATCGAAAACCAATTCATCGTGCACCTGGAGAATCATTTTGCTGCTCATTTTATTTTCTTTGATCTTCTGATGAATGTGGATCATTGCTATTTTTATAAGGTCTGCGGCAGTGCCCTGAATGGGAGTGTTGATCGCAACTCTTTCTGCATTGCTGCGCGCCAAAGCATTTTTAGAATTGATGTCCCTCAGGATTCTTCTTCGGCCCATCAAAGTACTCACATATCCGTGAGTTCGCGCATTTTCAACCAAACTATTCATGTAATTGCGCAATCCGGAATAGGTTTTGTAGTATTGATCAATCAATTCCTTTGCCTCAGTTCTGTTAATGCCAAGTTGCCTGGAAATATTGGTCGCACCTGCTCCGTACAGGATGGAAAAATTGACCGTCTTTGCATTGCGTCTCTGGTCTGAAGTCACTTCATCATAAGGCACGCCATACACTTTGGCTGCGGTTGCGCGATGAATGTCCTGACCCTTGATAAATGCATCCAGCATGGCTTCTTCTCCACTCATGTCGGCAATGAGGCGAAGCTCAATCTGACTATAATCTGCAGACAATAAAACATGGTTTGGATTTCTGGGCAAAAATGATTTGCGAATCTCCCTTCCTGCTTCATCTTTGATGGGGATGTTTTGCAAATTGGGGTTTTCGGAAGCGAGTCTTCCTGTGGCTGCCCTGGCCTGATTGAACGAACTGTGTACCCTTCCGGTTTTGGGGTTGACCATGGTGGGAAGCGCATCGACATAGGTCGATTTTAATTTGGACAATTTCCGAAACTCAAGAATGGTCTTGACCAAATCGTATTCCGCAGAAAGTTCGTTGAGGATTTCTTCGTCGGTGCTGTATTGATTGGTTCCGGTCTTTCGCCAGCGATAGGGAATTTTCATTTTCTCAAATAAGACGTCGCCTACCTGCTTGGGACTTGCGATGTTAAATTTTACACCTGCTTGTTCGTAAATCAGTTTTTCTGCACCCAAAATCTGGGTTTCGAGGGTTTTGCTGTAAGCATTTAAAAATCCCGGATCAATCCTTACGCCTTCGTGTTCCATGTCGCACAGGACTTTGACAAGGGGCATTTCAATATTCTCAGCTACCGAAGTAATTTCATTCTTTTTTAATTCTTCCTGCAACAAGGGATACAACCGGACTACCACATCCGCATCTTCCGCAGCGTATTCTTTTATTTGATCCAGGGGGACATCCCGCATGGATTTTTGGGAAGCCCCTTTTTTGCCAATCAGATCTTCGATCGGCACCATTTTGTAGTTCAGATAGGATTCAGACAAATAATCGAGTTTGTGTCTTTGATCGGGTTCGACGAGATAATGTGCGATCATGGTATCAAAAGCAGGTGCAGGCAATTCGACTCCATACTGTCGCATCATCAGCATGTCAAATTTGATGTTCTGTCCAATCCATTTTTTATGCTTGTTTTCTAGAACGAATTTAAATTGATCCACGATTTTTTGAGCTTCTTCCTGATCAGCTGAAACCGGCAGATAATAGGCTTCGGCCGGCTTAACAGAAAAAGACATTCCAACCAGCTGTGCTTGGGTGGGATCGATACCCGTGGTTTCTGTGTCGAAAGAAATCACCTCCGCTTTTTCCAATAGGGACAAAAGTTGCTTTACTTCAGATTCGGTTTGTACCAGATGGTATTGGTGTGGGGTGGTATGGATATCGTGGTCTGCAATTCTGTATTCTTTGACTGCTGTCTCAGGTTTTTCTTCCTTGGCTTCCTCATCAAAGAGCAATTTGCCCGCAGTGCTGGGCTTTTCGCCCAATACCGCCTGAGCCAAAGTACGAAATTCCAATTCTCTGAACAGTTCGGCAAGCCTCTCTTTGTTGGCACCTTCGATGCGGTAGGCTTTTTCATCAAAGACCACCGGTGCGTTGATGTCGATGGTGGCCAATTTTTTACTGAGAATGGCGAGATGGGCGTACTGATCCACTTTCTCCTTTAATTTGCCGGCCAGCAGATCTTTGTTTTGGAGAAGATTCTCGACGGTATCGTATTCCTGCAACAATTTGGCCGCAGTTTTTTCACCTACCCCGGGTATTCCAGGAATATTGTCCACTGAGTCGCCCATCAGACCGAGCATATCGATGACTTGATCGACTCTTTTGATGCCCCAGGATTCGGTAATTTCCTTGGGCCCCAATTTGTCGATGCCGTTGCCTTGTCTGGAGGGTTTGTACATAAAAATATGCTCCTCGACCAATTGGCCATAATCCTTGTCCGGGGTCACCATATACACTTCAAAACCCTCTCTGGCTGCCTGTTTGGCGATGGTGCCTATCACATCATCGGCTTCGTAAGACTCAGCAGTGACAATGGGTATATTAAAGGCCTTGACGATTTCCTCGATGTAGGGCAGTGCGACCGTGATGTCTTCTGGTTGAGCTTCCCGGTTGGCTTTGTATTCCGGATAATCCTGATGCCTGAAAGTAGGACCGTGCAAATCAAAGGCAACCGCAATGTGACTGGGTTTTTCGTTGTTGATGATGTCCCAGAGCGTCCTGGTAAATCCAGAAATGGCACCTGTGTTCAGGCCTTTTGAATTGAGAAGGGGACGGCCGATGAATGCATAATGGGCTCTGTACACCAGGGCGTGTCCATCCAACAAATAGAGTTTTTTCATTGCGGATTGGTATTCGAAGGGCTAAGGTAGGGAGAATGAAAGAGTAGAGAAGGGTAAATTTGCTAAATTGATTTCGCTAAATATCCAGAGATACCAATGAAATTTCAGCAAAGGTATTCTTGCGGAATGCTCATAAAATACAATTTTTCAGTCCATGCTTCAGTCTGTGAAGACAAAACATGGTTTGTACTTTTCGCATAAAAAACTGCCGTGCTATTA
This window of the Saprospiraceae bacterium genome carries:
- the polA gene encoding DNA polymerase I, whose protein sequence is MKKLYLLDGHALVYRAHYAFIGRPLLNSKGLNTGAISGFTRTLWDIINNEKPSHIAVAFDLHGPTFRHQDYPEYKANREAQPEDITVALPYIEEIVKAFNIPIVTAESYEADDVIGTIAKQAAREGFEVYMVTPDKDYGQLVEEHIFMYKPSRQGNGIDKLGPKEITESWGIKRVDQVIDMLGLMGDSVDNIPGIPGVGEKTAAKLLQEYDTVENLLQNKDLLAGKLKEKVDQYAHLAILSKKLATIDINAPVVFDEKAYRIEGANKERLAELFRELEFRTLAQAVLGEKPSTAGKLLFDEEAKEEKPETAVKEYRIADHDIHTTPHQYHLVQTESEVKQLLSLLEKAEVISFDTETTGIDPTQAQLVGMSFSVKPAEAYYLPVSADQEEAQKIVDQFKFVLENKHKKWIGQNIKFDMLMMRQYGVELPAPAFDTMIAHYLVEPDQRHKLDYLSESYLNYKMVPIEDLIGKKGASQKSMRDVPLDQIKEYAAEDADVVVRLYPLLQEELKKNEITSVAENIEMPLVKVLCDMEHEGVRIDPGFLNAYSKTLETQILGAEKLIYEQAGVKFNIASPKQVGDVLFEKMKIPYRWRKTGTNQYSTDEEILNELSAEYDLVKTILEFRKLSKLKSTYVDALPTMVNPKTGRVHSSFNQARAATGRLASENPNLQNIPIKDEAGREIRKSFLPRNPNHVLLSADYSQIELRLIADMSGEEAMLDAFIKGQDIHRATAAKVYGVPYDEVTSDQRRNAKTVNFSILYGAGATNISRQLGINRTEAKELIDQYYKTYSGLRNYMNSLVENARTHGYVSTLMGRRRILRDINSKNALARSNAERVAINTPIQGTAADLIKIAMIHIHQKIKENKMSSKMILQVHDELVFDVSKPESDQLKEIVLHEMKNAIPGLKVPLEVGIGFGENWLEAH
- a CDS encoding amidohydrolase family protein — encoded protein: MKGMINCHTHLFNEYHVPEDLLKLYVKWIPNFLLPSVGSILDHPLGNRALNLFSYFGTDSIKRYINFIKFGYGMTVRQQFEILRSAYPPKTRFVVLMQDFKFVSNAKAKVSYDDFVKEILELKHQFPTEILPFYFMEPRNYDFLTDPNEIYQLLQEKFASGCFLGLKMYPAEGYFPWDFRLRPFYQFAIDNKLPIMTHCSIGGSRYVKQTTEIDRNPLDLNGQHRKINLPSLAWLNVRKDYTGRARCFSDPDNYIEVLKEFKDLKICLAHSGSNEEINLEIDRRNGKNKDKRNWYQKCLELVDNNSNVYMDVSYSLYDEHFIKELIKSDFDSNIHSHRSNRLLFGTDFYMTYTEVGAGEKDLPKVERSLREKMSQHLSPNLFDKMAYQNAETWMKSSIYK
- a CDS encoding UDP-3-O-(3-hydroxymyristoyl)glucosamine N-acyltransferase; translation: MQLAKPIPVQSLAEEFGLQLIGSSDQMIFGINEIHKVCAGDLTFVDAEKYYHRAVHSAATVILINKEFECPEGKTLLVTEHPFDLYNLLVLRHRPERPLIQSIADTAFVHPTAIIEPGVVIGHYAVIGAGSLIQANAYIGEYSVIGKEVRIQAGAIIGSDAFYYKKTKDGFVKWRSGGRTVIMDHVEIGAGSTINKGVSGDTIVGEGTKIDCQVHLGHGVVVGKHCLFAAQVGIGGKTIIGDHVTLYGQVGVAQNLHIANHVTVLATSGVSKDLEEGKTYFGAPAEEIGVKYRELAALRGLPGFMKSKK
- a CDS encoding T9SS type A sorting domain-containing protein, translating into MNKMITLIFFTWCIALESQSTIKYNFSHRMESYLSIESTGINVTEDFVWDDELFFAPLDFTLNFMGESADGLLGVTNGWFVHPDALMDDFPESVIFLYADYMDLGMNTAEGEPLSPIYVQNTGTVGERVAIVEYNNAGFYTDDPTINDFVNFQFRFYEKDNAIEMHFGPSELNNIQEIFGFFPGPLVSLAYNTSFDTITEDIHLDTFLYVSGNPDSFSAIHSNTATDLNTPGIYFNGWPKENQVFRFTPGMVIANRDVEDTEWNVFPNPFQDKLVLRCNVSIPNTSELQLTNSLGQNIEISTRNISDRMIEIKTDQQLPSGMYLLSALSTNGMVSMSVIKK
- the cas1 gene encoding type II CRISPR-associated endonuclease Cas1; amino-acid sequence: MIKKTITIQNPVKIRTQLDQFIITDQAGQSHSRPIEDYMMIMIDHPQAYLTIPTLQACIEHQVNVVVCDVKHMPLGMWLPLYGHSQATLKIQNQVNASKPMNKNIWQRVIASKLKNQAKILEKRGIDVAYLKKLSAGVRSGDTANAEAQGAAWYWKRLIPIKGFVRDRFGESPNQILNYGYIILRSAVARGLVLAGLLPIIGINHRNQYNPFCLADDMMEPFRPLIDQHILHMIDSEKFGEQAILELEISVRKEILDFLLFDVDIAGHKSPVQNAIITMCRSLSKCYDESSIQFLELPDLL